Within Flavobacterium pisciphilum, the genomic segment ATATAAATCTCCAAATTGATTTTCTTTTTTATACACAGGGAATCCTTTTCCTTTTAATTTGACTTTGGTTCCGGGTTGTGTTTCTGGCGGGACTTTTATTTTTACTTTCCCATCAAAAGTATCCACCATAATTTCACCACCTAATATTGCAGTATATAAATCAAGATCAACATCGGCATATAGATTGTTTCCTTCTCTTTTAAAATCAGAATTATTTGCAATTACAAACGTAATATACAAATCTCCATTAGGACCTCCGTTAGCACCAGGTCCGCCATGTCCAGGGATTTTTATAATTTGCCCGTTTTCGACACCTGCAGGAATTGTAATTCGGATGTTTTTACCATTTACAGCTAGATTTTGTTTGTGCGTTGTATAAGCCGAGGTGAGATCCAATTGCAATTCGGCATTAAAATCGGGACCTCTAAATTTAGCTTGACTTCTACTGCTTCTTCTGGAGCCATACATAGAATTAAAGAAATCTGAAAAATCACTTTCTGAAAAGTCTTCTCCAGAAAAATTAGAATAATCAGGATCGGCTTGCTGTTGTCTTGAATGTTGTTGGTTAGGATCGTATCCTGCCTTTTCAAATTCTTCCGCATGTTTCCAGTCTTTCCCATATTTATCGTATTTTTTTCGATTCTCGGGATTGCTTAAAACTTCATTGGCTTCGTTTATTTCTTTGAACTTTTTCTCAGCCTCAGCGTCATTCGGATTTAAGTCAGGATGATATTTACGAGCTAATTTTCGATATGCTTTTTTGATTTCAGCTTCAGTGGCAGATTTTGTAATTCCTAATGTTTTATAATAGTCGATATAATCCATTTTGTGAGTTTTTAATAAAGGTAAATTAAAATACTGAAGTTATGAATAAGTTCTTAATTATCAAAATTGTATGTTTTGTATATTGAACATCTAAAAGGACTTGTTTTGATATTATCTAGCTAGGGATCATATTTTTTAATTTTTTTGGCAGGTTTTTTGTATCCAAAAATTAGCCTAATATATTGTTATAAATCTCTTAAAGTTGTAGAGCCAAATTTAATTATGCTATTTTTGCGATGTATCCCTATGATTTTAAGAAAATCTAAAAATTGATTCCATAATATTATACCCGAATGAAACAGCTTTTATTTTTTATATTATTAATTACAACTCTTTCGGCATCTGCTCAATCAGAATTTGGCCCTAAGTTTAAACCAATTCCTCCAACGAATTTTGGTATTAAACCTAAGAAAACACCACCTCCAGGGACATTAATCCCACCGATGGAAATTCCAGGTATAAAAGCGCCAAATGTTTTTAATAGTATAAATATAGCTCCTGCACAATCGCAATTAAATTCTTCGTATCAGATAGGGAAAACAAATAGTTTTTCGATGACACCTTCAAATGAGTTTGCAAATCCAGGTGACAGATACATTCCAGGAATGGAAAAAGATTTAGATAAAACGCTAAAGGAACAGGGACTAAAAGAAGGGAGAGGGACTTTACTTAAACAGAATATTTCTTTTGGAGATTTTAAAACTAAAGCGAATTATTTTGTTATTAGACTAAGAGATTTTGGAGCCATTGATGGCGACTTGGTTAAAGTGACTTCAAATGGTAAGGTGATACAGTCCGAAGTGTTTTTAG encodes:
- a CDS encoding DnaJ C-terminal domain-containing protein is translated as MDYIDYYKTLGITKSATEAEIKKAYRKLARKYHPDLNPNDAEAEKKFKEINEANEVLSNPENRKKYDKYGKDWKHAEEFEKAGYDPNQQHSRQQQADPDYSNFSGEDFSESDFSDFFNSMYGSRRSSRSQAKFRGPDFNAELQLDLTSAYTTHKQNLAVNGKNIRITIPAGVENGQIIKIPGHGGPGANGGPNGDLYITFVIANNSDFKREGNNLYADVDLDLYTAILGGEIMVDTFDGKVKIKVPPETQPGTKVKLKGKGFPVYKKENQFGDLYITYTIKIPTNLSEKEKELFKELSKIRNHG